A stretch of DNA from Labrus mixtus chromosome 6, fLabMix1.1, whole genome shotgun sequence:
TTGACAGTGGACGGGGAGGTTGAGGACTTCCGTCTCGTCTGAGAACTAGGGATGATGTCCGGTGTTAACTGGCTGAAAGACATActactcttcctccttttcagtGACAGGAAGTCACGTCTTCGAatgtcttcctcctccccctccctctcaatTGACAAGTCCATGCTACTCACACTCTTGTGACACCCAATCGGCCCTGCTCCTGCCACCACAGGATCCAACCTGACACATGGCACACACAGAGTTCCTTGACCATTTGGGTGCAAAACGGGACTCTCCAGGTCATCCTGGGGCTCCTCAGCGCTCTCATATgaggtgttggtggtggtggtagttTCATGGAAGCTAtatgtgctgtttgttttggggaAAATGCTACCACTGCTTCTTTCTGTGTCTGGGGTTGATGATGGTGGACCACTCCCACTCAAGGATCCTGGACCAGATGAATTCCTTGATATGGGTATTTCGCGACTGTCGTTCTCTAATTTCTGATTCTCTTCTAGAGGCACACATTCTCTGGCAACGGTGGGAGCGGAAACATCTGTATCCAGATCAGAACACAGCTCAGACGGTACTTTCTCAGGGGGTTTGTCCCTCTCAGAGATCAAACTTTCAGCCACCATTTCCAGTACCTTTTCACTGGCGACACATTGGTCTCTAATGGCCTGCTGGATGTCGGAGAGCAGGTCTTCATTTTCAGCAGCTGCTGAGTGAAAACTGTAGAGGTCAGCATCCGAGCCTGAACTTGTTTTCCTACAAGTTTCTTCTACCAACGAATAGTGACTGTCTGCAGTCAAGTGGCTTGGATCCCCCTCCACATCTGATAGAAAGCCAATCTCGTCAGCTGACAGACTCGCCTCTACACCAGGCTTGAGCCCTGATTTGCCCGAGGGTGCTGACCTGCCATCTTCCAGCATGTCATCCTTGGACAACCCCTTGGCCTTCGATAAACTCTTCCTAATCTTCATGCCAGAAAACACAGAACCCTTCGATTCTGACTTTGACTTCTTCTTATTGCTATTTTCTCCCCCACCTTTGCTCGACTTACTGTGGGACTTTTTGGATTTCTTGTCCACTTCCCTCTCATCAGCATCATCGTCACAGGCTGCATCTCCTGCTGCTCCACCATTTCCCGCTCCTTTCTTCTGCTTTGCCTCCTGGTTCCCCATGTTCCTGAGCAAGCGGACACCCTTGGCTAACAGGCCATGTTGCTGGGGTCGAAGCTGCTGGGCATGCTGTGATTCCTCCGGGGCTGCTACTAATGCTGGTTTTCTGTTGGTCAGAGCCCTTTCACAGCTATCTGATCCCTGCTGTCTGCCCACCACAGTTAGAGGCAGCTGTGAGAATGATGCTGCCTCCCCCAgtgctgctgatgctgatgatgaaagTAGGAGGAGACTGGCACTGACAGCCGCGGGCTCACTACCACTCACTCcccgctctccctccctcctccccagctcATGCTCGCTCACTCTCTGATCCGTCCTCCCTTTTTGCTCCTCCTTTCTATCCCCATCTGCTCCTGCACGCTCTGCCGTCTTGCATAACGGGCTGCTTTTTGAGCGAGCAAGGCGTTGATGCTCTGGAGTGCTCGGTCCTTGTCCAATTTCGACCGCAGGGGAAAGAATGGAtgcaggatgctgctgctctaaAATGCATTGTTGATGCTGCTGTTGTAGATTCAGGAGTGagtgctgttgttgtttccgGAGGATGTTGGTTACACTGCTCTTCCTCCTGCCTTTGAAAGTGGTGGTAAAGAAACTCTCTTTAAGAAAGGGCACTTGGGTCTCCACCGTCTTAATAGTCTGCATGCTGAACACTGTGGCTACATCCAAGGTGGTGAAGAGCTAGAGaggttaaagtaaaaaaaaaagaacaagttgAAATCATATTGATGCATTTGATATTTAAGCTTAGCGTTgcataacaaaaagaaaaggcattCTGTTCTCAACAGTATCATAAAGGTTCAAGATAGGGCCAAGAGGGTGTTAGAAGTCCTTGTCTCTTTTTGCCATAGAAAGTGTACATTTTGTAAAGGTTattatagaaaatgttttttcatgctTCCATTTTTTCTTGGAAttcctgaaaaaaaatcccatccAGGTCCTTTAACTATAATTTCCATTGCAGGTTTCCACTCCACAATATGTGCCTATTACTACTACCAGACAAAATATGAAAGCTAGACTGTGATTAACATTATTCATAATTGACATTAAGTTATGTTTATAATAACTGAACTGATTGGTCTATACATCAACTAGATAATTTCAAGCAACCAGTCTGAAGAAAATTAATCAGAAACTTTTttgctaactttttttttcgcTTTTCAATTGTCAATCAAAGGAGCAAAAAGTTTCAGGTTCCAGCTTTTTTAGATTCAAACATCCCATCCATCTTTTATGACAGTGAACCTAATATCTGTCAACTAAAGGGGCTCAGTTTGTGTGACGCTTCCCTATGTTCTTACATTTGATAGGATAAACATCATTATTATTTCTAGATAGTAATAGGCATAATGAtcctaataaaaataaaattgtttcaactcttcaatatttttttcagcAAATTTAAATAGAAATTATTTTGGTACAAATTACTCTTGGAATTTATCTTGACAGAGTAAAGATTGTTCATACAGATATTACCTTTGAATGTTCTCATTTAATGTTGTGAATACCTTTTGAAGCTATCAGTGAACAATTCCCTACTAATTCAAGTATCAAGGCTGGAATCAAGGCATGAATGATTATTAATGCCTATGAGTCTATTACAAATACAGCTAAGCCATTTAACAtgaattaaaacaatgtttttcacACTTAGTCAAAAGTAAGCAATTTAATTTACCTCTTTAAATTAagtgaggaaacacacacagaaatgaagaaatacattttagatataAGAATCTTACTCAAAAGGAAAAATGCCAGCTCacaaatttttaaaaagtttttcttgAGCATTTTCATCTGTTCATAATAAGTTAAACACATTAAGTAATCACACAAAACAGTTGTAGACCAACTAGctgtatatacattttatattatattatattaaatgaaaacagtgtgGATAAGCCTGCCagttagattttaaaaaatatatatacagtattataAAAAACACAGTACTTGCCTGACTGACGGAGTCTCCTCAATGGTGCAGCACTGActgaagaaacaacacaaatgagTGCTTGTCTTCTCTTATGAGCCACTCCTTAGCCATGGGTCACATGAAGTTGGTATTTTTCTCATCACATGTCTGGTTTTCTTGGCCATCTCCTCTTAACCCTGTCTGAGACTTCCCCTCACTAACTGCATTATGCTTCATTGTGCATAAAGAACTTTGCAACAGTAAAAAACCACATCTGATTTTATTGAGGTTCTGGAGGGAATGAGACGCATTGTGTTAATGCTGTGTTAGTGTAAAACAGTGGTGCAGGGATcttatttaaatattgattaGTAGAAGGCCTCCACCTTTACACAAGCTATTTGACATTTCATTCAGTTTAGCTTTCTAGTTTGTGAACCAGTGTGCCGACTTTTAAACCCCGACCTTTAATCAGTTAAATTTGTTTCAGCTGTGTCCTCTCAACATGAGCAGGTACTGATCATGTCAGTGATCCAgatgtatgataaaaaaaaaaactgcatacaTACAGAGTATatagacagaaaataaacatcccACTGACTAATGTGGGATGCCCCGGGTTCAATCCCTGGCATCTCAACTCCTTTGGGGGTggaagtagctcagtctgtggggactTGGGTTGAGAAACGGGGGTCGCCCGTTCAAGttccggtgcggaccaaaagaacatggaagttggtctggtagaggtgagaggtgccagggcacttcctaAGCCgaggtacccttgagcaaggcaccaaacccccaaacAGCTCTGGtacgctccctgtgtagcagccccactgtgacatctctccattaatgcatgtccactgGTCCCGTTTGTGCATCTGGGTATTTTGGGGCCTATGTGGGTGAGAAGAatttctctcaataacagagtgtaaactagaatttccctcagggataaataaagtatgtaaatataaaataaaataaaaaaataaataaaaaatatgatgtCTTATCAAAGAGGTAGCTACTCTCAAAACAAAGGAAAGGCCTTTAAATCCAGGGGGTTCTTTCAAGAAGCATTCAATTATTTTGAAGCAGGTTtggtcaaaacaaacataaccAAACAATTGTAGCCATGATAATGACAAACAGTGTACACCAGTctgccacctttgaaattcacCATTCTTACCTCCAAGATATTGCACAGTTGGACTTTTTATGGCGATTTACTAACTTAAAGCAAAATTGCTTGTCTTTGGTTGATGGCATACAACAGGTGTGAGTGTACAAGTgtcaaatgtaatcaaagcattacaacaacaaaaaatatgtaTGCTAGTTAAAAATTAAGATATATTATTAATTTAGacaataatgtaaataaaacaacgtGACTTGCAACAGGAAAGtttaagtcaagtcaagtcagtGTTTTGGCTGTTTATTGACTTCAAATATGTGAatgaatatgaatgaatgaaatttAACAAAGATTAGATTTTGCTTGACAATCGCAATGTGTAAGCACAAAAATGTCATATtatgatgtaaatgtttttgagcTTTAGCACACCGAGTTGAAAGCAGTAAAAATGTCCACTCATGACAGGCAAGGAatttaaacatttctatttttttcagctAATAATACATGCATATGTGTGAAAATACAATGTACTTATTTGTCATTCGCCAGTTGTCTACATTCAGTGTTTCCACTGCCTTCAAATGTTTGGGCCATGTAGAAGATGGACTTAATAAAAGAACAGCATGATGTGCAATACAAGTTTAATTTAGAATAATATTAACTTTTCTTTGTGTATATGCTTTTCACCCATTTTCTGTAAAGTAAATGAAACAGTGTgagcacaaaaaacacagaattttaaaatattgtttctttaattGCTTTTTTGACTTCATTTTGGCAAAATTGGATAGTGATACTTCAATGCAAAAGTTGGACTTACATCAATATAGCCCTGACAACAGGTCTTTCTAAAGCCACTAGAGGCTGCCATTGCTCTACCAAAGATGGTGTCCTTTTACAAAGAGCTCCACAGATGTACAGTATCATTTTTTAGAAATGGAAAAGGTATtgtaaaatcaaaacacacatctTTATAAATGGACATATTTATGTGTGCAATAAATCATTGTGTATCAAGTCAGAAATATCCAAATGTACACAAAGAGAATATCATCATCGTATAATCATAACTTGTGACAGAGAATTGCaagtacataaaaacacaaccaatGTACTTTTTGTCTCCACCATAAAAACCACAAGAATTACATTGAACACAACAGCAGTTCACTAACCGTGGTGCCACAAAAATATTCACAACTCAGATCATCAGAAGATTAATTTTCAGACTGGCTCAAAATCTCAGGAATATCTAGAAAACCAAAGATGAATATCACAAAAATAACAGATCTCTGTTGACTGGAAGTAAGGACACAatttaagaacttttttttcatattcaatcAGACACAGGAAAGCTATATCCACGTAAAAAGGCAATTTACAGAAGttctgataaaaacaaatgcCAGTCAAGAGGATGGCATGTCAAATCAGTACAATGAAGAAGCctaggaaaaaaataattttctgtcTTGGATTTCAGTAACGTTTTACAGATACACTGTTTTGTTTGAAATGCAAAACCACTCTGCACATTACAGATCTAGCTACCCACAGAGAGAAATGATAAGAAATGTGAATCCCCCATCCCCTGACAAAGATATCCTCTACTCTTTTGTCAATTGCACTTCAATAGTTCCACTGCAAAGCGTTTAAAAGCCCTTTTCTATCATTTACCACTCAGTTCATTTTCTCCTAGCTGTACCTGCATGAAATGGTAAACACTTCTTCAAGGACAGAGGGACAGTTTTCATCTCTGGACCCCACCTAATACAACcttttacatacacacacagctttgctaaatgcacaaacacataccTCAAGACCACCACAAAGGATTCCTGTGCTTGACATACCAGTATAGAAATACATCAAGAATTTCTAAGCAAAGAAACTCCACATAAACATCAATAAGGTTGTCCCTCCTTTTCCTTGTCCTATGTTTAATCTTTAGATCTTGTGTTATCAACAGTCCAGACTTTAAGTCCTTTACGTGGACTCCCTGGGAATCCTTTTATGGAAGACCACTGACTGCCTCTGCTGGAACTGCagcttcctcctttttttctgatccCAGCGACACATCAGTATCATCTTAAAAGTTGTACGGAAAGTCTTGTTGCACAAAGCATAGCACATTGGGTTAACTGTGCTGTTGACGTAGCACAACCAGTACCCTACTTCCCAGAGGGTTTCCGGTATGCACTCTTTGCAGAAGGCATTGATCAACACCATGATGTTGTAAGGTGTCCATGTGATGATGAAAGCAAAGAGGATGGCACTGAGAGTTTGAGCAGCCTTCTTCTCCTTCACTAAGGACATACGCTTCCTCTTTGTGATCTGTGTTCGAGCCCGGGCAGCAAAGCGCTTTGCCAGAGCTGCCTCTTTGAAAGACATTGGGACAGAGGGAGATTTAGTAGCGGTGCTGGTGGTAGTACTGTCAGTGGTATTGGTAGTAGTTGTTTGGGGACCATCCAGAGAGCCTTTGTTAGAGTTAGACTGGATGGTAGGCATTGACTGAATCTTGCGTGAGCAGAAGCGTTGGTGATAGTTATTTTCTAAACTGTTTGTTCCCTCACTATCGGGAGTTTCAGCAGTGGTGTTGGTGGTGAGAGTTGAGATGCTGTCCCGGTTATACTCTGCTCCCCTGAGAGGATCCTCCTCTGAGGCTGCATCCAGATCTTCACAAGATGTAAGTTGAGAATTTACAGCAGCTTTTATACCAGGTAGACTGAGAACAATAGAGAAAATAGCATGACTCTGTGAAATCATCTCTCTGCCCCCACAGTCCTCATCTTCTGAAGACCCAGATTGGTCCAATGACACTGCTGCATCAATGTTGTTCCAGCTGTCGCTGCTGCTCTGGTCTGGATCACGCTCGCCCTGCCGGATACTGCCTGGTCTCCAAGAACGTACGCCAGGCCAGCAGTGGAAGCGGCCAACCAGGTCCCGACATGTGCTCCTCCTCCTTGACAACCTGGTCAGTTCGTAGCTGCTACAACTTCTAGAGCTTCCTGTCTGGTGGACAAAACGGGCTTTGCCTCCCCCACCATTCCCACTTCTGCCTACTATCCCACCACGGACCCCTGAACCTTGCAACCCAGCTAACTCTTTTGAACGGTTCTGGGTCTCCTTGTAAATGCGCCAGTAGAGAACACTCATTATTGTCACAGGCAAGTAGAAAGCTGCAATTGCTGTGCAGAAGGTGATAGTGGGCTCGGTGAGGAACTGGATGTAGCATTGATTTGGGGGTACTGTCCTCTCACCCTCAAAATACTGCCATAGTAGGATGGCTGGCGCCCACAGAATAAGAGAAACAAACCAGGCTAGGCCTATCATGATCCCAGCTCTCTTCGTGGTTCGCTTGGCACGGTAGGTCAAAGGCCTTGTGATCGAAAAGTAGCGATCAAAGCTGATGACCAATAAGTTCATAACTGATGCATTGCTGGCCACATAGTCTATGGCTAGCCACAGGTCACAGGCCCAGTTGCCCATGGCCCAGTAACCCATGACAAGATATGCTGTGTAGAGGTTCATGGAGATGACCCCAATGATGAGGTCAGC
This window harbors:
- the chrm3a gene encoding muscarinic acetylcholine receptor M3 — protein: MSSNSTDPGLFLTANTSTPAGGAYPQSNALHQGGTGSGPWLVFHVNSLDDNLTSTSKLLNLTLDSQNGNRTVAPDSLGGGHVWQVVLIVLLTGMLSLVTIIGNILVVVSFKVNRQLKTVNNYFLLSLAVADLIIGVISMNLYTAYLVMGYWAMGNWACDLWLAIDYVASNASVMNLLVISFDRYFSITRPLTYRAKRTTKRAGIMIGLAWFVSLILWAPAILLWQYFEGERTVPPNQCYIQFLTEPTITFCTAIAAFYLPVTIMSVLYWRIYKETQNRSKELAGLQGSGVRGGIVGRSGNGGGGKARFVHQTGSSRSCSSYELTRLSRRRSTCRDLVGRFHCWPGVRSWRPGSIRQGERDPDQSSSDSWNNIDAAVSLDQSGSSEDEDCGGREMISQSHAIFSIVLSLPGIKAAVNSQLTSCEDLDAASEEDPLRGAEYNRDSISTLTTNTTAETPDSEGTNSLENNYHQRFCSRKIQSMPTIQSNSNKGSLDGPQTTTTNTTDSTTTSTATKSPSVPMSFKEAALAKRFAARARTQITKRKRMSLVKEKKAAQTLSAILFAFIITWTPYNIMVLINAFCKECIPETLWEVGYWLCYVNSTVNPMCYALCNKTFRTTFKMILMCRWDQKKRRKLQFQQRQSVVFHKRIPREST